One window from the genome of Rubinisphaera margarita encodes:
- a CDS encoding glycosyltransferase family 4 protein has protein sequence MKIGLVAHLKYPISKPYAGGLESFTAKFVEQLQARGHDVTLFASGDSDRGLNVSPITPTATKLLQRSSDDDRDNRVEHLEDLAYDRLFDRLRNSDFDLVHNHSIHPTPLRRASELACPMVTTIHVPVLPRLAEQLFDKPARECGSFVNISEVNRKEWEPLIGDHAVIPNGVDTSFWKQCARPRNGRAVWFGRILADKGTHWAIDAAHEAGVPIDLAGPIADDDYFRQMVLPRLRSADRYLGHASHEELCRIIGAAEVCVVTPCWDEPFGLVVAEALACGTPVAAFARGAISELVTSDVGQLARPNDVRSLARAIRLCRLIDSSQCRHIAQKRFSLTAMMDRYEDYYRQLLSGTFASDNRLIETSLELAR, from the coding sequence GTGAAGATCGGTCTCGTTGCGCACCTCAAGTATCCCATCTCGAAACCGTATGCGGGCGGTCTCGAGAGTTTCACGGCCAAGTTTGTCGAACAGCTGCAGGCACGGGGACATGACGTCACCCTGTTTGCGAGCGGAGACTCCGATCGAGGTCTGAATGTCTCCCCGATTACACCGACGGCGACGAAGCTGCTCCAACGTTCGTCGGACGATGATCGCGATAATCGCGTTGAACACCTAGAAGATCTCGCGTACGATCGGCTCTTCGATCGGCTGCGAAACAGCGATTTCGACCTGGTTCACAACCACTCAATTCATCCAACGCCTCTCAGACGCGCTTCCGAACTCGCCTGCCCGATGGTCACCACGATCCACGTGCCAGTTCTCCCGCGACTGGCGGAACAACTGTTCGACAAACCGGCTCGGGAGTGCGGGAGCTTCGTGAATATCTCAGAAGTCAATCGCAAAGAATGGGAGCCGCTGATTGGGGATCATGCGGTGATTCCGAACGGAGTCGACACATCGTTCTGGAAACAGTGTGCCCGTCCCCGTAACGGACGAGCCGTCTGGTTCGGACGAATTCTGGCCGACAAGGGAACGCACTGGGCCATCGATGCCGCCCATGAAGCCGGCGTTCCAATTGATCTGGCCGGACCGATTGCCGACGACGACTACTTCCGACAAATGGTGCTGCCCCGTCTGCGTTCTGCCGATCGCTATCTGGGTCACGCCAGCCATGAAGAACTCTGTCGCATCATCGGGGCAGCCGAGGTATGTGTTGTCACCCCCTGCTGGGACGAACCATTCGGACTGGTCGTGGCCGAAGCGCTCGCATGCGGAACGCCCGTGGCGGCCTTCGCTCGCGGTGCGATTAGCGAACTGGTCACGTCCGACGTAGGACAACTCGCCAGGCCGAACGACGTTCGCTCTCTCGCCCGGGCGATTCGTCTGTGCCGCCTTATCGACTCGTCGCAATGTCGCCACATTGCTCAGAAGCGATTCTCGCTCACAGCTATGATGGACCGCTACGAAGACTACTACCGACAACTTCTGTCCGGTACCTTTGCCTCTGACAATCGTCTCATTGAGACTTCACTGGAGCTGGCCCGTTGA
- a CDS encoding MATE family efflux transporter has protein sequence MGSGWLGEIRLILRIALPLIASLGCFALTMFVDRTFLLWYEPISAGAAIAAGNAYWAFACIPVSTLGFVTPLIAQAIGRNDRHQTSNLVWQSVWITVISLPYFGLVAYSAASIFGPDHDPALRTMEIQYFRWLLTVAPGAMLEAGLSAYFVGRGLTGRVLAINIASAILNIPLDWWLIFGGLGVSGAAIATSLAMWFKVALYGCLLSREARNGRFTGFPIRWRFGTMLSIVVPGSTLGVQQVIKSALFSYTLISIGRIGAVELAATSAALSLYQLFCTPVIGLASAVTVVSAQRFAAEGLLRSVRSTAVGMLIGTAYTLTYVIPFLATPELFTGLMGSELTETEKQTVLPLASDLLKLTTIFALFDFVSQILAAGLKGMGRAVILLIAAVIAVALIAVGFSLYSQYEQPTLLVWWGVLIWWPTLQAAVLLFGFARFLRRERRSLQA, from the coding sequence GTGGGATCCGGATGGCTCGGCGAGATTCGGCTGATCCTGCGAATCGCGTTGCCGCTGATCGCGTCGCTTGGTTGTTTTGCGCTCACGATGTTCGTCGATCGGACATTTCTGCTCTGGTACGAGCCGATCTCCGCCGGAGCTGCGATTGCTGCCGGGAACGCGTATTGGGCCTTCGCATGTATCCCGGTTTCGACACTCGGCTTCGTGACGCCGTTAATCGCCCAGGCAATCGGGCGAAACGACCGGCATCAGACCAGTAATCTCGTCTGGCAGTCGGTATGGATCACTGTGATCTCACTCCCGTACTTCGGGCTGGTGGCGTACTCCGCCGCATCGATTTTCGGACCAGACCACGATCCGGCCCTGCGAACAATGGAGATTCAGTATTTCCGCTGGCTGCTGACGGTGGCCCCCGGAGCGATGCTGGAAGCGGGGCTTTCGGCCTATTTCGTCGGTCGAGGACTGACCGGACGGGTCCTGGCAATCAATATCGCCAGCGCCATCCTGAACATTCCACTCGACTGGTGGCTCATCTTCGGCGGGCTGGGCGTTTCGGGAGCGGCGATTGCGACCTCCCTGGCGATGTGGTTCAAAGTCGCACTCTATGGATGCCTGCTGAGCCGGGAAGCGCGCAACGGTCGGTTTACCGGCTTTCCGATTCGCTGGCGTTTCGGCACGATGCTGTCGATTGTGGTGCCCGGATCGACGCTGGGGGTGCAACAGGTCATCAAATCGGCTCTCTTCAGCTATACGCTGATTTCGATCGGGCGAATTGGAGCCGTGGAACTGGCGGCGACGTCGGCTGCATTGAGCCTGTATCAGCTCTTCTGCACCCCTGTGATCGGCCTGGCTTCAGCCGTGACCGTTGTGTCCGCGCAACGCTTTGCAGCCGAAGGGCTTCTCCGCTCGGTCCGCTCGACCGCGGTCGGAATGCTGATCGGAACCGCCTATACGCTGACGTACGTGATCCCGTTTCTCGCCACCCCGGAACTGTTCACCGGACTGATGGGATCCGAACTGACCGAAACGGAAAAGCAGACCGTTCTGCCGCTGGCGAGCGACTTACTAAAGCTGACCACCATTTTCGCCCTGTTCGACTTCGTGTCTCAGATCCTCGCTGCCGGACTGAAGGGAATGGGGCGAGCCGTCATTCTGCTCATCGCAGCCGTCATCGCCGTCGCCCTGATCGCGGTTGGGTTTTCGCTCTATTCCCAGTATGAGCAGCCGACGTTGCTCGTCTGGTGGGGTGTTCTGATCTGGTGGCCGACATTGCAGGCGGCCGTCCTTCTCTTCGGCTTTGCGCGATTTCTCAGGCGAGAACGCCGCAGCCTCCAAGCCTGA
- a CDS encoding type IV pilus twitching motility protein PilT, which translates to MESSPPAVELAPSSEQSRAYFDRILKLARKHGASDVHLIRGIPPVLRINGDITPIQAPPVEPQQLHDLLETLANPLQRETYTRTWQLCFSMFWPKIGRFRASVYQHSGVPEFSIRICEETFRTREQLGLPPVIEELTRRPNGLILVTGPTGVGKTTTLSYMINSINHNRRAKIVTIEDPVEFVHENRSSIVVQQEVMTDVTSFRAGLTHVLRQDPDVIVIGEMRDLETIETALVAAETGHLVLATLHTPDSVQTIQRVFSVFPPSQQNAIVQQLANSLQAIVAQKLLPRANGEGRILACEVCVATPAVRNQIREMHPHLLYSEMQTGRKHHMQTMDQCLLDYYLTGEITYDTAISNAREPNTIKHKAKET; encoded by the coding sequence ATGGAATCGTCTCCGCCGGCTGTGGAGTTAGCTCCCTCGTCTGAGCAAAGTCGGGCTTACTTCGATCGCATCCTCAAACTTGCACGAAAGCATGGGGCCAGCGACGTTCATCTGATCCGTGGAATCCCGCCGGTTCTGCGAATCAACGGCGATATTACGCCGATTCAGGCTCCGCCCGTCGAACCGCAGCAACTCCACGATCTGCTCGAGACACTGGCCAATCCTCTGCAACGCGAAACCTACACTCGCACCTGGCAGCTCTGCTTCTCGATGTTCTGGCCGAAGATCGGCCGCTTTCGCGCCAGCGTTTATCAGCACAGCGGCGTTCCGGAATTCTCGATCCGCATCTGCGAAGAGACCTTCCGCACCCGCGAACAGCTGGGACTACCGCCGGTCATCGAAGAGTTGACCCGCCGCCCGAACGGACTGATCCTCGTGACCGGGCCGACCGGCGTCGGTAAGACGACCACGCTCAGCTACATGATCAATTCGATTAACCACAATCGTCGCGCAAAGATTGTCACGATCGAAGACCCGGTCGAGTTCGTCCACGAAAACCGATCCAGTATCGTTGTGCAGCAGGAAGTGATGACGGACGTGACTTCCTTTCGCGCGGGCCTCACGCACGTGCTCAGGCAGGACCCGGATGTTATCGTCATCGGTGAGATGCGCGACCTGGAAACGATCGAAACCGCGCTGGTCGCCGCCGAGACCGGGCACCTCGTACTGGCGACGCTGCACACGCCCGATTCCGTCCAGACAATTCAACGCGTCTTCAGCGTTTTCCCGCCGTCCCAACAGAACGCCATCGTCCAGCAGCTCGCCAACAGCCTGCAGGCCATCGTCGCTCAGAAGCTGTTGCCTCGCGCCAATGGCGAGGGGCGAATCCTCGCCTGCGAAGTCTGTGTCGCCACTCCAGCAGTCCGCAACCAGATTCGCGAAATGCACCCGCACCTGCTCTACAGCGAAATGCAGACGGGCCGCAAGCATCACATGCAGACAATGGACCAGTGCCTGCTCGACTACTACCTCACCGGCGAGATCACCTACGACACCGCCATCTCCAACGCTCGCGAACCCAACACGATCAAGCACAAAGCCAAGGAGACGTGA
- a CDS encoding tetratricopeptide repeat protein — protein MSRFKRLELPDEESAQNELTLQGNLKSDWARQADDARRAGLYESALRLYSRCLEADKSLVTAWCGQVQMLIFLEEYPEAELWSKKAIELFPGSGDLVASHAHSLSRQNKRADAMGAIDKALAMTGESAYRWTVRGEILTARRSNLASDCFDKARLADPDWLTSAEIGLILLHYSQTSRALMSLRIAIENGPDAPYAWYLKGLAEQRLGMTGKARESFQTTLELNPQHSDSLSRLRELDRGEGKLWNRLRRLWS, from the coding sequence ATGTCCCGATTCAAACGACTGGAACTCCCTGACGAAGAGTCCGCACAAAACGAGCTCACACTTCAGGGAAATTTGAAAAGCGACTGGGCCCGCCAGGCCGATGATGCCCGGCGAGCCGGACTGTATGAGTCCGCGCTCAGGCTCTACTCCCGTTGTCTGGAGGCCGACAAATCACTTGTCACCGCCTGGTGCGGGCAGGTGCAGATGCTGATCTTTCTGGAGGAGTATCCGGAAGCCGAACTCTGGAGCAAAAAGGCGATTGAACTCTTCCCGGGAAGCGGGGATCTCGTCGCTTCGCATGCGCACTCGCTGTCGCGTCAGAACAAGAGAGCGGACGCCATGGGCGCGATCGATAAAGCGTTGGCAATGACCGGAGAGTCGGCTTATCGCTGGACCGTGCGGGGAGAGATTCTGACGGCTCGCCGAAGCAATCTGGCCAGCGACTGCTTCGACAAAGCGCGTCTGGCGGATCCCGACTGGCTCACGTCGGCGGAAATCGGGTTGATTCTGCTGCATTACTCGCAGACAAGTCGGGCGCTGATGAGCTTGCGGATTGCCATCGAGAACGGTCCCGATGCGCCTTACGCGTGGTATCTCAAAGGACTGGCCGAACAACGACTGGGGATGACGGGCAAGGCTCGTGAAAGCTTCCAGACGACTCTGGAGTTGAATCCCCAACACAGCGACAGCCTCAGTCGGCTGCGCGAACTTGACCGAGGTGAAGGTAAATTATGGAATCGTCTCCGCCGGCTGTGGAGTTAG
- a CDS encoding S26 family signal peptidase codes for MPGQTQCGRCGSMLAGGQVAIDVLPPRASKRQKWARSFLPNLSGAGETFRPIRDWFNDRIDVGSQVPIHVTELGILLRMPIPGWPHLYCGWTTWGLAYLFSYFLLLLISFLTLGTPTTGLFFGMAIAVHATSIASLFRSREADPRERVVSSLLCIFLIGIGVYLPLTHVVYYWTNPIVLAMDIPPFREGETFLTTEVTADTPLNRGDTVVFIPNRLDISQPGRIYRIDGPHVDRVIALPGDKVKVDAGELLINGEPSRYQPLNKAFRLPDMETTISPNQVLVFPSSETVLNNQERSAVAGIAQIPRSNVNSVIRYRIAPFYRMGRID; via the coding sequence ATGCCCGGTCAGACGCAATGTGGACGCTGCGGCTCGATGCTGGCCGGCGGACAGGTTGCGATCGATGTGCTCCCCCCGCGCGCTTCAAAGCGACAGAAATGGGCCCGCAGCTTTCTGCCCAACCTTTCAGGAGCCGGCGAAACCTTTCGGCCGATCCGCGACTGGTTCAATGATCGCATCGACGTCGGTTCGCAGGTTCCCATCCATGTGACGGAATTGGGAATCCTGCTCCGAATGCCGATTCCAGGCTGGCCTCATTTGTACTGCGGCTGGACAACGTGGGGGCTGGCTTATCTCTTCAGTTACTTTCTGCTGCTCCTGATCTCATTTCTCACCCTCGGAACTCCGACCACGGGGCTCTTCTTCGGAATGGCGATTGCGGTTCATGCCACTTCCATCGCCAGTCTGTTCCGGAGTCGCGAAGCCGATCCGCGAGAACGGGTCGTCTCGTCGTTGCTCTGTATTTTCCTGATCGGAATTGGCGTCTACCTGCCTCTCACCCACGTCGTTTACTATTGGACCAATCCGATCGTTCTGGCGATGGATATCCCTCCGTTTCGTGAAGGGGAAACATTTCTCACCACAGAAGTGACTGCGGATACTCCACTCAACCGAGGCGATACAGTCGTGTTCATCCCCAATCGGCTGGACATTTCACAACCCGGCCGAATCTACCGAATCGATGGTCCACACGTCGATCGGGTCATCGCCCTGCCGGGCGACAAGGTTAAGGTGGACGCGGGCGAACTTCTGATCAACGGAGAGCCGAGCCGGTATCAGCCTCTCAACAAAGCGTTCCGTCTGCCTGATATGGAAACAACGATCTCGCCCAATCAGGTGCTGGTCTTCCCGAGCTCGGAAACGGTCCTGAACAATCAGGAGCGTTCGGCTGTAGCCGGCATTGCACAAATCCCCCGCTCGAACGTGAATTCCGTGATCCGCTATCGCATCGCTCCGTTCTATCGGATGGGTCGAATTGACTGA
- a CDS encoding DUF2997 domain-containing protein: MANEELEIQISKDGKVTIRTIGIKGARCLDAAEMLALIVGKEEQRELTSEYYEQDQSQSQHLGIHQKYQ; encoded by the coding sequence GTGGCCAACGAAGAGCTTGAGATCCAGATTTCAAAAGACGGCAAAGTGACGATTCGCACGATCGGCATCAAAGGGGCCCGTTGCCTCGATGCCGCGGAGATGCTCGCCCTGATCGTCGGAAAAGAGGAACAACGGGAGTTGACCAGCGAGTACTACGAACAGGACCAGTCCCAGAGCCAGCATCTGGGGATTCATCAGAAGTATCAATAA
- a CDS encoding DUF1257 domain-containing protein — protein MSTVMVVTPIIIANWPVISAAVAGAVGSMGFTLAEAAAGVDVRVSSKNATRTEIELDDSEILSAGTELGEEMTVVRDGVTARFKRDARGSLTLCMEGEGYTKAELHQIGEELMGRVTQQYVYHRVMTEMKNKNMTIVSEEVDTDQTVHIRVKNW, from the coding sequence ATGAGCACTGTCATGGTTGTCACGCCAATCATCATCGCCAACTGGCCGGTGATCTCCGCCGCAGTCGCCGGCGCTGTCGGCAGCATGGGATTCACCCTGGCCGAAGCAGCCGCGGGAGTCGACGTGCGTGTCAGTTCAAAGAACGCGACCAGGACTGAGATCGAACTCGACGACAGCGAGATCCTGTCTGCCGGAACCGAACTCGGTGAAGAGATGACCGTGGTTCGAGACGGCGTCACGGCCCGATTCAAGCGGGACGCCCGCGGCTCCCTCACGCTCTGCATGGAAGGGGAAGGCTACACAAAAGCCGAACTTCACCAGATCGGCGAGGAACTGATGGGCCGCGTCACGCAGCAATATGTGTATCACCGTGTGATGACCGAAATGAAGAACAAGAACATGACGATCGTGTCGGAGGAAGTCGATACCGACCAGACCGTGCACATCCGCGTGAAGAACTGGTAA
- a CDS encoding AAA family ATPase — MSSPQETAATEQHNGQRPAKPAAVERKRRSQPGRLSPAEELEVLIRARYPIIYVTSWEEDRVQSVLEEIANKRNKKLFTWTITEGIVSAEQEIQRSKQSSRTADPVAALDAVIDQMDPSIYLFKDFHPFTSNDRCNISIHRRLRDAGNRLRDTYKTIILLSPILQIAPGLQKELTVVNFDLPKPKDFDALLNRIIDDVRETSQIQIEISQPDRERLLHAARGLTLREAENVFAKTIVMDGSLTADDIDIVYSEKQQIIRKSGLLEYYETDEKMAHVAGLENLKDWFRKRSIAFTEKAARFGLSAPRGVLLLGVQGCGKSLSAKAVSAMWRLPLLRFDLGRMFSSLVGSSEENIRQAIQTAESVSPVILWVDEIDKALSSAGSGGASDGGTSSRVFGTLLTWLSEKTSPVFVIATANDISHLPPELLRKGRLDEIFFVDLPNRAEREDIFRIHLLKRRRDPKSFDLSALGSASEGFSGAEIEEAVISALFDAFSEKNELTTQTLLATIEGTVPLSRTMKEDLLRLRSWASGRARPASRPDAQQAAEPRRKLEME, encoded by the coding sequence ATGAGCTCACCGCAAGAAACAGCTGCGACGGAACAACACAACGGTCAGAGACCGGCGAAACCGGCCGCGGTCGAGAGAAAGCGACGGAGTCAACCCGGGCGACTCTCTCCAGCCGAAGAGCTTGAGGTATTGATCCGCGCCCGTTATCCGATCATCTACGTCACGAGCTGGGAGGAAGATCGGGTCCAGAGCGTGCTGGAAGAGATCGCCAACAAACGGAATAAGAAACTCTTCACCTGGACAATCACCGAAGGCATCGTCTCAGCCGAACAGGAGATCCAGCGGTCGAAGCAATCGTCTCGCACCGCCGATCCAGTCGCCGCCCTCGATGCCGTGATCGATCAGATGGATCCTTCCATCTATCTCTTCAAAGACTTCCACCCGTTCACATCGAACGATCGCTGTAACATCTCGATTCATCGCCGGTTGCGCGATGCAGGCAATCGACTCCGCGACACCTACAAGACGATCATCCTGCTCTCGCCAATCCTGCAGATCGCCCCCGGTCTGCAGAAGGAACTGACGGTCGTCAACTTCGATCTGCCAAAGCCGAAGGACTTCGATGCCCTGCTCAATCGCATCATCGACGATGTCCGCGAGACGAGTCAGATTCAGATCGAGATCTCGCAACCGGATCGCGAACGCCTGCTGCATGCGGCCCGGGGCCTGACACTCCGCGAAGCCGAGAATGTCTTCGCCAAGACGATCGTCATGGACGGCAGCCTGACCGCGGATGATATCGATATCGTCTATAGCGAGAAGCAGCAAATCATCCGCAAGAGCGGCTTGCTCGAGTACTACGAAACCGACGAGAAAATGGCCCATGTAGCCGGGCTCGAGAATCTGAAAGACTGGTTCAGGAAGCGGTCGATTGCCTTCACTGAGAAGGCGGCTCGCTTTGGCCTGTCCGCTCCCCGCGGTGTCCTGTTGCTCGGAGTTCAGGGCTGTGGAAAGAGTTTGAGCGCCAAGGCGGTCTCGGCGATGTGGCGGCTGCCTCTGCTCCGCTTCGATCTCGGCCGCATGTTCAGCAGTCTCGTCGGCTCCAGTGAAGAAAACATTCGCCAGGCGATCCAGACCGCCGAAAGTGTGTCTCCAGTCATTCTCTGGGTTGATGAAATCGACAAGGCCCTCTCCAGTGCAGGATCCGGGGGTGCGAGCGATGGGGGCACGTCCTCTCGAGTCTTCGGCACGCTGCTCACCTGGCTTTCCGAGAAGACCTCGCCGGTCTTCGTCATCGCCACGGCCAACGATATCAGCCATCTGCCGCCCGAACTGCTTCGCAAAGGCCGACTCGACGAGATCTTCTTTGTCGATCTTCCCAACCGAGCCGAGCGCGAAGACATCTTCCGGATTCATCTGCTCAAACGCCGACGCGATCCGAAGTCGTTCGATCTGTCGGCGCTCGGCTCAGCGAGTGAAGGATTCAGCGGGGCAGAAATCGAAGAAGCGGTGATCTCGGCGCTGTTTGACGCGTTTAGTGAGAAGAACGAACTCACAACGCAAACTCTGCTCGCGACCATTGAAGGAACCGTGCCCCTTTCGCGGACCATGAAAGAGGATCTGCTGCGACTGAGAAGCTGGGCGAGCGGACGAGCCCGACCGGCCAGTCGACCTGATGCCCAGCAAGCCGCCGAGCCGCGCCGCAAACTCGAGATGGAATAG
- a CDS encoding radical SAM protein — MLDLYQSCALCEHRCLVNRQAGERGTCRADANVRVFRHRIEYGEEPELLPCHLFYTSGCDLRCAFCIAEENAFDPSRGTVLTPSFLNEAVQWGIEQGARTLQWVGGEPTIHAPGIIDCMQNVDRLPPVVWKSDFYMTPETITLLRPWVSWFVADFKFGNNSCAEQIASVPNYFEIVTRNLLLASQSTDLIIRHLLLPGHFECCVEPITRWLSENLPEARINLLSGYLPKWRAQRDATLNRLVTRSEFTRAKNHLLSAGLALVH, encoded by the coding sequence ATGTTGGATCTCTACCAATCCTGCGCGCTCTGTGAACATCGCTGTCTGGTCAATCGTCAGGCCGGCGAACGAGGAACGTGCAGAGCGGATGCCAACGTGCGGGTATTTCGGCATCGCATCGAATACGGCGAAGAACCTGAGCTGCTTCCGTGCCACCTCTTCTACACATCAGGGTGCGACCTCCGCTGTGCCTTCTGCATTGCCGAAGAGAACGCCTTCGATCCGTCGCGGGGAACAGTGCTCACTCCCTCATTCTTAAACGAGGCCGTCCAGTGGGGCATCGAACAGGGGGCCAGAACACTGCAATGGGTCGGCGGCGAGCCCACCATTCATGCCCCGGGAATCATCGACTGCATGCAGAACGTCGACCGGTTGCCGCCCGTTGTCTGGAAGTCTGATTTCTACATGACGCCGGAGACGATTACCCTTCTCCGTCCCTGGGTTTCGTGGTTTGTCGCTGACTTCAAGTTCGGCAACAACAGCTGCGCCGAACAGATTGCCTCGGTGCCGAACTACTTCGAGATTGTTACCCGGAATCTGCTGCTCGCTTCGCAGTCGACGGATCTGATTATTCGCCATCTACTGCTCCCGGGGCATTTTGAATGCTGCGTCGAACCGATTACGCGCTGGCTGAGCGAGAACCTTCCGGAAGCCCGCATCAATCTCCTTTCGGGTTATCTCCCGAAGTGGCGTGCTCAACGGGATGCAACGCTCAACCGCCTCGTGACACGTTCGGAGTTCACGCGGGCGAAGAATCACCTTCTCTCCGCCGGTTTAGCTTTGGTACACTGA